TTTCCTGAACCTTTTCTGAAGTCTCCAAATAGTATtgggtactttaaaaaaaaaaatcccacaaataaTAACAATTCCTGCATCCATTTGTAAGCCAGAACTGGACCTCCCAAAGTACCACAAGAGAAAGACTGTTTTCATTATTGTATTGCCAGCCCAACAAGACGCAGGAATTTTGCAGACTTATTGAGTTTGGAGGAGTCTGCACAAGGGTCAGAAAAACAATCCAATATTTTGATTGCTTCTTTCTGACTTCAGTATTGAACCAGAGTCTCAGTTTGGTGTTCAAGGGGAAATCAGCTAACAAAATGGTATGGCAGAAAGGAATAAACACAGTCACTAACACTAAAGGCTTCTTCTTAAGGAataatgggtctgattctctccTGCTTTACTCCTTGTGCCATCATCTACACCTGTACAAAAAGAGTGCAAAGTGGATATGAAATgccaccaaatcagaatggtagcacaggtgtaaatggcttCATAATGTGCAAGCctgatgagaatcaggcccaatgttttgaacaagaaataaaaacaatagagctacaaataatataaataaaataatgggaCAACAATTCTGTTTGATGGCAATTTTGAGGTTCCAAATTTTGTTTTCGTTCCACACTGGAACCAAAATAAAACCTTGTGAATGTTTTCGCGAGAATGGAATTGTGTCAATGTCCACTGTCAGGTCAAAACTTGAGCTTTTCAATTAAGGAAGAGGTGTGGACAGCCTGAAGGGTAGGGCACTGATGTGGGAGACACAGCAGGTTCAATTCCCAGAGTGATCTGGGATGAAGAACTCTCCTATGAATTAGGTAGAGTGGGGgcttaaacctgggtctcctctaTTCCAGGCCATTGCCCTAACCACCAGCCTATACAACATGAGGGAGCTGCTCTCAAAAAATCTTCCTAGCAAAAACGTTGCTGAAACTGCTACATTTTCCCAGACATTTCAGTTTTGACTAAGCAGCATATTTCAACAAAACTTCATTTAGTCTCAAATGTTCCTACCAGCTCTAAGAAATTAATTaacacacacagagtaaataaAAAACTCCCACGGTAGGCCTCTGCCCCTGTGTGTTTGCAGCCCAACCTGCCCAAAGGCTCTCAGGAGCAGCCTTCTCTCATACCCTTCTACAGACATGGGTGCAAGTTTAAGGGGGAAGACAGACTGAAAAGGTAGTATTGTGCTGATGGATGTACTGACTCAGCTGAGACATAAAACGAGGTCCCCATTGCTTGTGTGCACTCAAGGTCTCATTTGTGAAAAAAGAGATGTTAGCCCTGGTGGATCTGATCAAATTCTAAATGGGTTAGTATTACTCGAGCTGTAGGAAGCTCTTCAGTTTTGGTTTTTAAGTGCTCAGCCAAACTTCGTGATTTGGCTGACTTAGCCGCAGCCTTAACTACAGAGTGGCTATTGCTGTTCCATAATACAGTTTGTGGATGTTTCTGTGACCCTTTAGTAGGAAATCTCTAGATGGTGCTATTGATAAGCAGGGTGATATGGTATTTTATTTTCAAGGACATAGATGCAGCCTTTGTCCTGAGAACTGGCTACAGCATGGAGAGAACTGTTACTTCCTTTCTACCAAATGGAAAACTTGGCAAGAAAGCAAAGCTCTTTGCTCTTCCCTGGATTCCAGATTTCTTAAGATAGAGAGTAAGGAAGAGCTGGTAATGATTCATTTTTCTCTCTTACTTTAAgggtatttttttatttctaatgttCAGCTGAGTGGAGGAAAAATCCAGGAGATGGTGCTCACACTCAGATATATAGGAACATAGGGCTAGATCCttttctggtgtaaatcagtgtagttccactGACCAGTCGATTATGCTTATATATACCTATCAGAGGATCCAGGCCATAGGACTTGCCCTAAGAGCCGGCTGTTCCATGTACTTCCTTATCCCACCTCAAACCAAACTTCAGTAGATCATTTAGCAGTTCTATTTGATATCCAATCTCCAGACATGTTGGAACAGACCGCTAGTCCTCCACTTGGCTGGCTTTCCATCTCTTGCCTTACTGAATTAGAAAAGTAGTCAGTCAAGCTTGCCATCTTGCTCCCTGACCTCCCAGATCAAAACACCCAGCCCATCTCATTTCCTGATCCCTCCAATACCAGATGAAGCAGAATGTAATACATGAAAGCAAACCTGACTGGGAAGGCAAAGATGTTCACTGTGGGGAAAATTCCTCCCAGACTCCCATTGCTGATcagtttaaaccctgaagcacgTGATTTGATTACTCTGATTTTGGCCAGCCTAACCAGAACACCAGACAAAACTCATCTCAAGGGCTAAGACCTTTCACTTCCCTCGTGACTGCTGTATGCAGAGTCTGATGGAAAGAATTCTCCCAGGCCCATTACATGATCCTGGGAAGTGCTGAGCCCATAGTTATTCATTCAGCACATCACCTTTCCTGGCCTGTGAAATAGAACTAACTGCTGGAACTGGAAAACCCAAGGCAGATTTCCTTGCAAAACAAGCCTCTGTTATAAACACCTGAAACCAATGAgttctgtttctctctgtgcctctctccCTTTGCAGCTTTCCAGTTCTGTCTGGCTATGGAGGGGATATGATTCAGAGCTTTGCTTATGTTTCCATACAGGGTTTCATAATAAGATCAGCACAGTCTTATAGTTCCTATTCTTTCTGGATTGCCTTATCTCGCAAATATGCTGATGGGTCCTGGTTATGGGAGGATGGCACAGCTTTCTCCACTAACCTGTAAGTCTCTGCATGGCTAGAAATGGTTCAATTTCTAGGTATGAAGAAGGAAGACGTGATCCTTAATTATGGACTCACTCACTCACTTACCCAACCTCCTAGTCATCCATCACTCACACGCCCACTAGGTAGACAGACTGTACTTGACAGCTGACTTACCTTAATGCACTTCTACTTCAAGTTCAAAGGGGTGGCTGGCTGGGCTTATATAAAGTTGATTAGTGATTTTTACCACATGAAACTGGCTGCAGCTGGTTGTAAACTCTGACTTTCTATTCCAGGTTTCGTATCCCAGAAGCTAGTTCCAGTCTTTACCAGATCTGTGTGTCAATTCAAGGTGCAAATGTTCACGCTGCCGAGTGTGGGTCATACAAGTTCTGCATTTGTGAGAAAGTGGCTAATCCAGTGGGGACTGCCTAACTGAGCTAATCAGACAGACAGGGGGTGCAGATCTCCAGAGAAAGACACATCCTGAGATGCTGCTCTATGGAGTTGTCTCTACCACTGGGGTTTGTGACAAAGAAAAGACAGGTGCGCAATCTGAGCTCACTTGTTAAGGTTAATTTTAGGGATCACCAAAGTTGTACTTTATTGTGTTCTGGCACACACTAGACAGTCCTTTAGATTCACCCTTGAGCCTTCCTCCAGCAGCTCCTTTCCAGCTATTCTTCACTCAACGGTACTGACAACCCTCACACACTCCTGTTTCTCACTGAGCCTCACCAGAGTCTAATCTCAACACCTACCCTTTGCTGATGCCTGCTCAGAGAAGGAGGGATAGCCTGAGTAACTGACGCAAACATATTACAAAATAAGATAGACAACGACAGGGAAAGCTGTAGcaaggaggagggatagctcagtggtttgagcattagcctgctaaaccccaggttgcgagttcaatcgtcgaggggggcatttaggaatctggggcaaaaactggggattagtcctgctttgagcaagcagggggttggactagatgacctcctgagatctcttccaaccctggtatGCTACATGCAGAGAACCTGAAACTGAGAAGGTCCCCCAGTGCTCCCTGCTGATACACCAAAGGATCAGTTTGTAAGAGGCCCAGTCAATTTCTGTAGAGTGCAAGCTTTCATTTGAAACAAAACTAAGGAAGAGATTTTCCAACTGAAGTAACCtcagtgagagcagagttaggccaacccTGAGTTctcctgaatttaaaaataaaaacactcctTGCATActcagtgttgtcaactctcatgattttattgtgagtctggCAATATTTGATactggccctggccactggaatcaagagattgcaacagaatctcagctttaatttaaaaaagagtaagtttctagccctcatgattaccaagaaaagcttgaaaacatgaccagaGTTCACCCTAAAGGCTtagaaaccagaaagcaaatacaaagaacttcacatttattttaaaaaatctcatggtttttgagCAAATCCCATGATTTTGAAGGCCTGACTCATAACTTTTGAATGCCAGGGGGAGGCAATAGCTAATGAGCTATTTTTGTGCTGCGTCTGGTGATTACGGAAGAAATGCAGTATCCATGCAGGGAAACCTCCTTAGTGTGCATCAGGTTTGCTTAATTACTTCCCCAAATTCCATTTTCCAGTCTATCTTCTATGAGTTTTACAATGTGTATAAATACTGATGGTGATAATTTGTGTAATGCTTGCTTCTTAGACAGCCACTGTGCATGATGCCCTCAAGGATAAGAAACTTGTAAGCAGAGGGCCTTTGGCTGCGGA
The Eretmochelys imbricata isolate rEreImb1 chromosome 1, rEreImb1.hap1, whole genome shotgun sequence DNA segment above includes these coding regions:
- the LOC144268190 gene encoding oxidized low-density lipoprotein receptor 1-like, whose protein sequence is MAEVTYADLKFMTLEQPRNQEPNEAKVKESPPPSPYWRLAAVILGIFCLGLLVTAGVLSVKFTQVSQLVSEWHENLTQKREILGNLTQQLEFLQAQNLNLSETVQQLASYRARTGPPKVPQEKDCFHYCIASPTRRRNFADLLSLEESAQGFPVLSGYGGDMIQSFAYVSIQGFIIRSAQSYSSYSFWIALSRKYADGSWLWEDGTAFSTNLFRIPEASSSLYQICVSIQGANVHAAECGSYKFCICEKVANPVGTA